The Pseudomonadota bacterium genomic sequence GGTGGCGAGGAGGGCCGCGTTCACCGCGCCCGCGCGCCCCACGGCGAGTGTTCCGACGGGGATGCCGGCCGGCATCTGCACGATGGACATCAGGGAGTCGACGCCGTTGAGCGCTTTCGATTCGACAGGCACGCCCAGCACCGGCAGCACGGTCTTGGCCGCGGTCATGCCCGGCAGGTGGGCCGCGCCGCCCGCGCCGGCGATGATGATCTCGAGCCCTCTGTCTTCTGCCGTTGATGCATACTCGAACAGCAGGTCGGGCGTGCGATGGGCCGACACCACCCGGACCTCGTGGGGTACGCCGAGCTGCTCGAGCGTGGCTGCCGCGTGCGCCATGGTGGTCCAGTCGGAGCGTGAGCCCATGATGATGCCGACGAGGGGGTGCACAGGCGTCCTTTCGCTGCGTGCGCGCAGGGAGCCGACCCTTCCCGGTCGAACCCTCGGGCGCGCCGAGATGGGGCTCGATTCGGCCGTGAGCCGCGCTCTCCCTCTCTCGCACCGAACGCACCTCAACCAAGGAGC encodes the following:
- the purE gene encoding 5-(carboxyamino)imidazole ribonucleotide mutase, which gives rise to MHPLVGIIMGSRSDWTTMAHAAATLEQLGVPHEVRVVSAHRTPDLLFEYASTAEDRGLEIIIAGAGGAAHLPGMTAAKTVLPVLGVPVESKALNGVDSLMSIVQMPAGIPVGTLAVGRAGAVNAALLAT